In one window of Myxocyprinus asiaticus isolate MX2 ecotype Aquarium Trade chromosome 43, UBuf_Myxa_2, whole genome shotgun sequence DNA:
- the LOC127433240 gene encoding zygote arrest protein 1-like — protein sequence MEEFFIPLYNCGGFPGYFSFYHDNPKYKHQNWNRKGNNVYVPPDAPDYFNVYKRAQLKAILSQVNPNLTLCLCKANTREFGVQVNSKVDATVQCSLGPKTSYHCNKCNIRGECAFVWCISGTSKVYFKQHCRKCQAGLNPYRVESIQCQVCFKTHCCYQRKQRLIGMRCPHRHEHCGHCKGKSLSCDTIFSFKYIV from the exons ATGGAGGAGTTTTTCATTCCACTTTACAACTGTGGAGGGTTTCCTGGCTACTTCTCTTTTTATCACGACAACCCGAAATACAAGCACCAAAACTGGAACAGAAAGGGAAACAACGTGTATGTGCCGCCAGATGCCCCCGACTATTTCAACGTTTATAAGCGTGCTCAGTTAAAAGCGATATTATCTCAGGtgaaccctaacctaaccctgtgCCTCTGCAAAGCCAACACAAGGGAGTTCGGTGTTCAGGTGAACTCAAAGGTAGATGCCACTGTGCAGTGCTCGCTCGGCCCCAAAACTAgc TATCACTGCAATAAGTGCAATATTCGAGGGGAATGTGCATTTGTGTGGTGCATCTCGGGAACCTCCAAG GTGTACTTCAAGCAGCACTGCAGAAAGTGCCAAGCAGGACTTAATCCATATAGGGTGGAGTCCATTCAGTGCCAG GTTTGCTTTAAGACTCATTGCTGCTATCAACGGAAGCAAAGGCTCATTGGCATGCGCTGTCCTCACCGTCATGAGCATTGTGGCCACTGTAAGGGCAAAAGTCTTTCCTGCGACACCATCTTCAGCTTCAAATACATAGTCTGA
- the LOC127433503 gene encoding replication factor C subunit 3-like translates to MSLWVDKYRPSSLAKLDYHKEQANQLKSLVQCGDFPHLMVYGPSGAGKKTRIMCLLRELYGPGVEKLRIEHQSITTPSKKKLEINTIASNYHLEVNPSDAGNSDRVVIQELIKTVAQSQQIQSSAQREFKVVLLTEVDRLTKDAQHALRRTMEKYMSTCRLILCCNSTSKVIAPIRSRCLAVRVSLPSVEEVCSVLSGVCRKEGLLLPPELAKQIAEKSGRNLRKALLMCEACRVQQYPFSPDQDIPETDWEVYLRETANAIVSQQSPQRLLEVRARVYELLTHCIPPEVIMKGLVTELLSNCDGHLKAEVAQMAAYYEHRLQLGNKAVYHLEAFVAKFMAIYKKFMEDGLDNFMF, encoded by the exons ATGAGTTTATGGGTCGACAAATACAGACCATCGTCTTTGGCTAAGCTCGACTATCACAAGGAGCAAGCAAATCAACTCAAAAGTCTG GTCCAATGCGGTGATTTTCCACACTTAATGGTTTATGGACCATCTGGTGCTGGTAAGAAAACCCGCATCATGTGTCTGCTGAGGGAGCTGTATGGCCCTGGGGTCGAGAAACTCAGGATCGAGCACCAGTCTATCACG ACTCCATCTAAAAAGAAACTTGAAATCAACACCATTGCCAGCAACTACCATCTAGAGGTGAATCCAAG TGATGCTGGGAACAGTGACCGTGTGGTCATTCAAGAGCTGATAAAAACTGTCGCTCAGTCTCAACAGATTCAGTCCAGTGCTCAGAGGGAGTTCAAAG TGGTGCTATTGACTGAGGTGGACCGGCTCACTAAAGATGCGCAGCATGCCCTGCGCCGTACGATGGAGAAGTACATGTCTACCTGCAGACTGATCCTATGCTGTAACTCCACCTCTAAAGTGATCGCTCCTATCAGGAGCAGGTGTCTGGCTGTAAGAGTCTCCCTGCCTAGTGTGGAAGAG GTGTGCAGTGTTCTGTCAGGTGTGTGCAGGAAGGAGGGACTGCTACTTCCTCCTGAGCTGGCCAAACAGATCGCTGAGAAGTCTGGCCGCAACCTTCGCAAAGCCCTGCTGATGTGTGAGGCCTGCAGGGTACAGCA GTATCCATTCTCTCCAGACCAAGATATCCCTGAAACTGACTGGGAGGTGTACCTTAGAGAGACAGCTAATGCTATTGTCAGTCAGCAGAGCCCTCAAAG ACTTCTGGAGGTTCGGGCACGAGTGTACGAACTTCTTACTCACTGCATCCCACCAGAAGTCATCATGAAG GGCCTGGTGACAGAGTTGCTTAGTAACTGTGATGGGCACCTGAAAGCTGAAGTGGCTCAGATGGCTGCATACTATGAGCACAGATTGCAGCTGGGCAACAAAGCAGTTTACCACCTGGAGGCCTTTGTAGCCAAATTCATGGCAATATACAAGAAGTTTATGGAAGATGGACTTGACAACTTCATGTTCTGA